A DNA window from Mesorhizobium sp. C432A contains the following coding sequences:
- a CDS encoding VOC family protein, with product MSGVGPVRQVALSAGRDLDVTLAFWRDVLGLNVHARYDPPGIAFIMAGDIRLLFTDGVPAGTVYLDIAGLEAFHAEAKASGVPFTAPPALVHNDTEGTFGTAGESEWMAFLKDPAGNTIGLVERLSPEHP from the coding sequence ATGTCCGGCGTCGGCCCGGTCCGTCAGGTCGCACTGTCGGCCGGGCGCGATCTCGACGTGACGCTGGCCTTCTGGCGCGATGTGCTCGGCCTCAACGTTCACGCCCGCTACGATCCGCCGGGCATCGCCTTCATCATGGCCGGTGATATCAGGTTGCTGTTCACCGATGGCGTTCCGGCCGGCACCGTCTATCTCGATATAGCCGGGCTCGAAGCCTTCCACGCCGAGGCGAAAGCGTCCGGCGTTCCCTTCACCGCACCGCCGGCGCTCGTCCACAACGACACCGAAGGCACGTTCGGAACGGCGGGGGAAAGCGAGTGGATGGCCTTTCTAAAGGACCCGGCAGGCAATACGATCGGGCTTGTCGAACGTCTTTCGCCCGAACATCCCTGA
- the erpA gene encoding iron-sulfur cluster insertion protein ErpA — protein sequence MGADAKTAMKVEMTESAARRIAKIVSGEAGKTALRVSVEGGGCSGFSYKFDLVDTRNDDDVAIEKDGATVLIDDLSLVYMGGSVIDFVDDLMGQSFQIRNPNAVASCGCGTSFSI from the coding sequence ATGGGCGCTGATGCCAAGACTGCCATGAAAGTCGAGATGACCGAGTCCGCCGCCAGGCGGATCGCGAAAATCGTCTCTGGCGAGGCCGGCAAGACGGCGCTGCGCGTCTCCGTCGAAGGCGGCGGCTGCTCCGGCTTTTCCTACAAGTTCGACCTGGTCGATACGCGCAACGACGACGACGTCGCCATCGAAAAGGACGGCGCCACCGTGCTGATCGACGATTTGTCGCTGGTCTATATGGGCGGCTCGGTGATCGACTTCGTCGACGATCTGATGGGCCAATCGTTCCAGATCCGCAACCCCAATGCAGTCGCCTCCTGCGGCTGCGGCACCAGTTTCTCCATCTAG
- a CDS encoding deoxyguanosinetriphosphate triphosphohydrolase, producing MTNELGDIGFGYRPRAAYASDPARSRGRLYDEVESPTRTPFQRDRDRIIHSTAFRRLKHKTQVFVAHEGDHYRTRLTHSIEVAQIARALARALRGDEDLAEAVALVHDFGHTPFGHTGEDALNERMAQWGGFDHNAQSLRVVTRLERRYAEFDGLNLTWETLEGLVKHNGPLTDAKGKGLKGPVPQAIRDYSELHDLELDHFAGIEAQCAAIADDIAYNTHDIDDGLRSGFLTLDMLETVALPGSILASVRARYPGLDDVRTGHELMRRQITMMVEDVIVSTTANLERIKPDSAEAVRAAGETMVTFSADVAATEKELKTFLYKHLYRHDEVMRVRTQAEQIVRDLFDVYYADPRAMPDGWREGLDRAEDRIKARSVADFLAGMTDTYALKEHRRLFDHTPDLS from the coding sequence ATGACAAATGAGCTTGGCGACATTGGGTTCGGCTATCGGCCGCGCGCGGCCTATGCCAGCGACCCAGCCAGGTCGCGCGGGCGGCTCTATGACGAGGTCGAGAGCCCGACTCGCACGCCATTCCAGCGCGACCGCGACCGTATCATTCATTCGACTGCCTTCCGCCGCCTGAAGCACAAGACGCAGGTGTTCGTCGCCCATGAAGGCGACCACTATCGCACCCGGCTGACGCATTCGATCGAGGTGGCGCAGATTGCGCGGGCTCTGGCGCGAGCGCTGCGCGGCGACGAGGATCTGGCCGAGGCGGTCGCCTTGGTGCACGATTTCGGTCACACGCCGTTCGGCCATACCGGCGAGGACGCGCTGAACGAGCGGATGGCCCAATGGGGCGGCTTCGACCACAATGCGCAGTCGCTGCGCGTGGTGACGCGGCTGGAGCGGCGCTATGCCGAGTTCGACGGGCTAAACCTGACCTGGGAAACGCTGGAAGGGCTGGTCAAGCACAATGGGCCGCTGACAGATGCCAAGGGAAAAGGGCTCAAAGGCCCGGTGCCGCAGGCGATCCGCGACTATTCCGAGCTGCACGACCTCGAACTCGACCATTTCGCCGGCATCGAGGCGCAATGTGCTGCGATCGCCGACGATATCGCCTACAACACCCATGACATCGACGACGGCCTGCGCTCCGGCTTCCTGACCTTGGACATGCTGGAAACGGTGGCGCTGCCGGGATCGATCCTGGCAAGCGTGCGCGCGCGCTATCCGGGCCTGGACGATGTGCGCACCGGCCATGAGCTGATGCGCCGGCAGATCACGATGATGGTCGAGGATGTCATTGTTTCCACCACCGCCAATCTTGAGCGCATCAAGCCTGACAGCGCCGAAGCGGTGCGGGCGGCGGGCGAAACGATGGTGACCTTTTCCGCTGACGTGGCGGCGACCGAGAAGGAATTGAAGACCTTTCTCTACAAGCATCTCTACCGGCATGACGAGGTGATGCGCGTGCGCACTCAGGCCGAGCAGATCGTGCGCGACCTGTTCGATGTCTATTACGCCGATCCGCGCGCCATGCCGGACGGCTGGCGGGAGGGGCTCGACCGGGCGGAGGACCGCATCAAGGCGCGCAGCGTCGCCGATTTCCTCGCGGGGATGACGGATACCTACGCCTTGAAGGAACACCGCCGTCTGTTTGACCATACGCCCGATTTAAGCTAG